From Providencia sp. R33, a single genomic window includes:
- the gpM gene encoding phage terminase small subunit: MNLWEKKRMQVEAKNVSAYGVLADPSVATQVKLMLRQHMRDLSKTQSFERKAVYKRKALPLYETWITETLKGNSGVQDDVLMYLMLWSFDAGVYVQGLDIAEYALQHNLNMPAGQSRTTGCAIAEEMGDRAKESYTAKNPIPLDILQRTMSLIEHEDMPDKVRGELHKWLGYSLRDNDFPQPALCELMRALELNERCGVKQDIKNIEKFLSVKNSADE, translated from the coding sequence GTGAACCTGTGGGAAAAAAAGCGCATGCAAGTGGAAGCCAAGAACGTCAGCGCCTATGGCGTTCTTGCTGACCCATCGGTAGCAACGCAAGTTAAATTGATGCTACGCCAGCACATGCGAGACCTCAGTAAAACACAGTCATTTGAACGCAAAGCGGTCTATAAGCGAAAAGCCTTGCCGCTTTACGAAACGTGGATCACGGAAACCCTTAAGGGGAATTCAGGCGTTCAAGATGATGTGTTGATGTATCTGATGTTGTGGAGTTTTGACGCGGGCGTTTATGTGCAAGGGCTCGATATTGCGGAGTATGCCCTTCAGCACAATCTTAACATGCCCGCAGGTCAATCCCGCACAACGGGGTGCGCCATTGCCGAGGAAATGGGCGATAGAGCTAAAGAATCCTATACCGCAAAAAATCCCATTCCATTGGATATATTGCAGCGCACCATGTCATTGATTGAGCATGAAGATATGCCCGATAAAGTGCGTGGTGAACTGCATAAATGGCTCGGTTACAGCTTGCGAGACAACGATTTTCCACAGCCAGCCTTATGTGAGTTAATGCGTGCCCTTGAGCTTAATGAACGCTGCGGTGTTAAGCAGGACATTAAGAATATTGAAAAATTTTTGTCAGTGAAAAACAGCGCTGACGAATAA
- a CDS encoding head completion/stabilization protein, with protein MDFVSPEPANEKDETLTSGVFWPEIKTRAFRESMRVDGTVTQSRLIEALKNAIIETNRELSSFQQQEIHLGYATLEAVPASKITHGEIDVSELVILYRRAVFSTAKANLTERYRDIDTTPNGSKKADALEPNIDDLQRDAIWAIQRIKGTTHNIVELI; from the coding sequence ATGGATTTTGTTTCACCCGAACCCGCCAACGAAAAAGACGAAACGCTCACCAGTGGTGTGTTTTGGCCTGAGATTAAGACTCGTGCATTTCGCGAGTCAATGCGAGTTGACGGCACAGTTACCCAAAGTCGGTTAATTGAAGCGTTAAAAAACGCCATCATTGAAACCAATCGTGAACTGTCCAGCTTTCAACAGCAAGAAATCCACTTAGGTTATGCAACCTTAGAGGCCGTCCCCGCCAGTAAAATCACGCATGGGGAGATTGACGTATCCGAATTAGTGATCCTTTATCGCCGCGCGGTATTCAGCACCGCCAAAGCAAATTTGACCGAGCGTTACCGCGATATTGATACCACGCCAAACGGCAGCAAAAAAGCCGATGCCCTTGAGCCCAATATTGATGATTTACAGCGTGATGCGATTTGGGCTATCCAGCGCATTAAGGGAACGACACATAACATTGTTGAGCTGA
- a CDS encoding phage major capsid protein, P2 family encodes MRKETKVKFNGYMTRLGEIYGVQPHEFAAKVEIEPSAAQKLESKIQLSAVFLTKINIVPVKDQVGDKIGIGIGTTIAGTTDTNKQDREPTDPTQLEKQGYHCRQTNFDTAIRYEKLDMWAIFEDFQRRIRDAIIQRQALDRIMIGFNGTSRAATSDRKVNKLLQDVNVGWLHKIRLEAPDHVLGSSTDKDTNKITPEPIKVGKGEDYENLDALVMQAVDHAISEVYADDTDLVVICGRSLLADKYFPIVNRDQANTEALAADVIISQKRLGGLPAVRVPYFPKNGMLITRLDNLSIYWQIDSRRRQVVDNAKRDRIENYESVNEDYIIEDYDCVALIENIELTKGKQEPDAPTGDDAEQKAKMLATLEENEALKAELDALKKGVEQPKNAESEKTGKENKGA; translated from the coding sequence ATGAGAAAAGAAACAAAAGTTAAATTTAACGGTTACATGACCCGCCTTGGTGAAATTTACGGTGTTCAGCCACACGAATTCGCAGCAAAAGTGGAAATTGAGCCTTCAGCAGCCCAAAAGCTGGAAAGTAAAATTCAGTTAAGCGCCGTCTTTCTGACCAAAATTAATATCGTGCCAGTAAAAGACCAAGTCGGTGACAAAATAGGCATCGGTATTGGAACAACCATTGCAGGCACGACAGACACCAACAAACAAGACCGTGAACCGACTGACCCGACACAATTGGAAAAACAAGGTTATCACTGCCGCCAAACAAATTTCGATACCGCTATTCGTTATGAAAAACTGGATATGTGGGCAATTTTTGAAGATTTCCAGCGCCGTATCCGCGATGCGATTATCCAACGCCAAGCCCTTGACCGAATCATGATTGGCTTTAACGGTACGAGCCGCGCGGCAACGTCAGACCGCAAAGTCAACAAGCTACTACAGGACGTGAATGTCGGTTGGTTACATAAAATCCGCCTTGAAGCCCCTGATCATGTTTTAGGTTCATCCACGGATAAAGACACCAACAAAATCACACCTGAGCCAATCAAAGTGGGTAAAGGTGAAGATTATGAAAACCTTGATGCACTAGTTATGCAAGCTGTCGACCACGCCATTTCCGAAGTGTATGCCGATGATACTGATTTAGTGGTTATCTGTGGTCGTTCATTATTAGCCGATAAATATTTCCCTATCGTCAATCGTGATCAGGCCAATACCGAGGCGTTAGCTGCCGATGTGATTATTAGCCAAAAACGCCTCGGTGGATTGCCCGCAGTGCGTGTGCCTTATTTCCCAAAAAATGGAATGCTTATCACGCGATTAGATAATTTATCCATTTACTGGCAAATCGACTCACGCCGCCGCCAAGTGGTTGATAATGCAAAACGTGATCGTATCGAAAACTACGAATCCGTGAATGAAGATTACATCATTGAAGATTACGACTGCGTAGCGCTGATTGAAAACATTGAGCTTACAAAAGGCAAGCAAGAGCCAGATGCACCGACGGGTGATGATGCAGAGCAAAAAGCAAAGATGCTCGCGACATTGGAAGAAAACGAAGCATTGAAAGCGGAACTGGACGCGCTGAAAAAAGGCGTTGAGCAACCGAAAAATGCAGAATCCGAAAAAACAGGTAAAGAAAACAAAGGCGCATAA